Proteins encoded in a region of the Rhea pennata isolate bPtePen1 unplaced genomic scaffold, bPtePen1.pri scaffold_40, whole genome shotgun sequence genome:
- the LOC134154773 gene encoding adenylate cyclase type 10-like has protein sequence MEWGVTAELCRESRGRSVPRPRLDLCCRQVQKPPDVLGASGTEASAAAACWRAGAGKERRICAVRPGVDLQNTVLPPTLKGIALAELDSMKPSERMVLKCAAIIGRTFTPELLFHVLPRWTRTKMYKTLDVLVKGNLLKWLSADEVAEDGSVATKGSSSSLQEASDAPKGSAGESETARLRRGVLAFCAPLLREAAYELWPKAQRVAMHGKCAAFLERRAHKCRCCGGGDFVPFHRLAVS, from the exons ATGGAGTGGGGGGTTACTGCGGAGCTGTGCCGGGAGTCGCGTGGCCGCAGCGTTCCTCGTCCGCGGCTGGATTTGTGCTGCCGCCAGGTCCAGAAGCCGCCGGACGTGCTGGGGG CTTCTGGGACGGAGGCTTCAGCAGCGGCCGCGTGCtggcgcgccggggcggggaaGGAGCGCAGGATCTGCGCCGTGAGACCTGGCGTGGACCTGCAGAACACCGTGCTTCCCCCGACCCTGAAAG GGATTGCGCTGGCTGAGCTGGACAGCATGAAGCCCTCCGAGCGGATGGTGTTGAAGTGCGCAGCCATCATCGGGCGGACGTTCACCCCCGAGCTGCTCTTCCACGTCCTTCCCAGGTGGACCAGGACAAAGATGTACAAGACCTTGGATGTCCTGGTGAAAGGCAACCTCCTGAAGTGGCTGAGTGCTGACGAGGTGGCAGAGGACGGCAGCGTTGCCACCAAGGGATCCTCCAGCTCTCTGCAGGAAGCGAGCG ATGCCCCGAAGGGGTCCGCGGGCGAGAGCGAGACCGCGAGGCTGCGGCGCGGCGTCCTGGCCTTCTGCGCCCCGCTGCTGCGGGAGGCTGCCTACGAGCTGTGGCCCAAGGCGCAGAGGGTGGCCATGCACGGCAAGTGCGCGGCCTTCCTGGAGAGGCGGGCGCACAAGTGCCGGTGCTGCGGCGGGGGGGACTTTGTGCCCTTCCACCGCTTGGccgtcagc